The genomic DNA GTGGATATGATCCAAACATGCGATAGTGGAGGGAGATAGCGGAGTGTAAGGGTGTCTGGCTGGGCATTGGGGTCATGGGGCGAAAGGATAGGAGCCAGAATGGCAGTCGAGAAAACAACGAATAGGAATATGAGAGACAGCGTCGAGAGTCTGTTTCCCTTGATCGCCTGGAGAATCTTTGCGGTTTTTTCCTGTCCGATTCTCCCTGCTCCCGGGATATTTGCCCGACCCAGCAAGAGGAGCATTAAATAGAAGAGGAGAAGCGTGAGGTAGAAAGAGGCCGCGAATTGATCGAGGGATCCAAACTTCCATCCGGAGAGGAAGCTCTTCCACCGCATGAGAATAAGAACCAGGCAGGCGATCAGAAGAGGGAATCCGGTCGATAGCCTGGTCTTGCTTGCGGATATCAATTTTAATTTATTCCCTTCCTCACTAACTTTTGGCTCTACGTTATTCATTCAGCTCTTTTCTCGCCCGAGGCGTATCCTCGGATCGACAATGGCATATAGAAAATCTGCAAAGATGTTGCCGAGGATCACCATGATGGAAGCTACGAGTGTTGATCCTATGACCACCGGATAATCCCTGGCGAGTATCGCGTTGTACGTAACACGTCCCATTCCAGGCCACGAGAAGATAACCTCCACGATGAGAGACCCACCTATCAGAAAGGGGAAATAGAGACCGAAAAGTGTGATGACCGGAAGGAGGGCGTTTTTGAAGGAGTGCTTCATGACGATGGTCCGCTCGCTTGCCCCCTTGGCTCGCGCCGTTCTTATGAAATCTTCACCCATGATTTCGATGAGCCCTGCCCTCGTGAAGCGCGCCGTAGTTGCGCCAGAGGTTATCCCGAGACATAGAGAGGGAAGGGCAAGGTGCTTTAGTAGATCTAGAAACCTTCCGAATCTTCCCATCGATTCGGCATAAACGGAGTGCATGTGGGAAGGGGGAAAGATCGGAATGAGAAAGGAGAAAAGGAGAAGGAACATGAGGGAGACCCAGAATACAGGCAGCGAGTACAAGGCAAGTCCAGAGAGAGACAGGAAGTGGTCGAACTTCGAATTTTGCTTTGATGCCGAGAGGATTCCGGAAAGAATTCCGAGCATAAAGTTCAGCAGAAGCGCGGCTCCCATAAGGATGACGGTATTCGGAATGGCGTTTCTCAGGATCTCTGAGACAGTCATGTTCTGGGCAAGGGAGTATCCCAGATCTCCCTTTATAAGAAGTGTATGAAGCCACTTCAGATACTGGACCAGAATCGCTTGATCGAGGCCATAAGCATGGCAGACAAGCTCCCTCGTTGCCTGGTCCATGGAAGGATTTTCGTAGAGTGAGATGGCATCTCCCGGCACCAGATGGATGATGAAGAACGTAACGGTCAGTATTCCCAGAATGATAATGATTGAAGAGACGATCCTTTTGATAAGATAGAAAAGCATCTCACTCTTTTCTTTTAGGTTCCGCTATCCACCATTCATGGAGGTTCAGATAGGTATCGTTGATCCCCATGTTAACCCCCTGGATCCTCCTGTTAAATCCGTTGACCCTTTTCGATTCGAAGAGGAATGTGTATGGCTGGTCTTCATGGATGATCTCCTGGATTCTATCCCAGAGCGGTTTCTGTTCCATAATATCTTCCATTGTGCGTGTCCGATCAATGAGATCATCAACCTCAGAATTCGAGTACGAGACAACGTTGTAGCCCCTTTTGGGAATGGCGGATGAATGAAATATCTGTTTCAGGTCTACTTTCGTTCCTACCCGCCAGTTACCGATGTATGCGTCAAACTGATGATTCAGATTCCTATCAATGAAGACAGGCATTTCAAGAAGGCGTGGATTAATCTTGATCCCAATCCGCTGCAGGTAGTACTGGACTTTGACCAGGACGTCCTCCCTTAACTTGTTTCCCGCATTAGTAGTGAGCTCAAATTCGAATCTTGTCCCGTTCCTGTCAATCCAGCCGTCTCCATCAGAATCTTTCCATCCCTCTTCTTCAAGAATCCGCTTAGCGGCGGCGGGATCGAAGGGCCAGGGTTCGATGTTTTTATTGTGCGCCCAGAATGTCGAGATAATTGGACTCTTCGAGACTTCTCCGAAGCCGTACAGGAAGCTGTCAACGATCTCTTGCCGGTCGATCGCCATCGTGAGGGCTCTCCGAACACGGGGATTCTTGAAGAGGGGATTTTCGGCATTCCAGCCTATGTAGGTGTAGTTAGGCATCGACTTTACGTCGAGGACAAGATCGCTCTTCTCTTCCACCTTTTTGGCATCCTTGGGCGGAATAGCCTCCATGACATCTATGTTTTCTGACAGGAACTGCATGAGAAGAGCCGCCTGGTCTGGGACGATGCGAAACACGATGCGATCAAGGTAAGGCTTCCCCCTGTCGAAGTAATCTTCGTTCCTTTCCAGCTCGACTGATTGCTGGGGTTCATATCTTTTTATCTTGAACGGGCCATTTGTGACATGCTCCTTTAAAAAATTATGCTTTCTCCATTCCGAGAACGGGACCTTCTCAAAGGCATGTTTTGGAAGGATCACCCCTTCATTTATGTCAATAAGCTGATATGCATAAGCTCTGGAAAATTTAAAGCGCACGGTGTGATTGCCCACAGCCTGAACATCGGTGATGAACTCCTTGGAGCTTCTCGCAGACCATGCCACTTCCGGGCTCGTCTGAGCCTGCCATGTGAAGCGGACATCATGCGCCGTCACTGGAATTCCATCGCTCCAGAGGACATCCTTCCTCAGATGGAACGTAACCTCCTTCCTGTCGTCTGAAAATTCCCAGGATTGGGCAAGCAGTGGATGGAATGTAGGCGGCTGCTTCTCAAAATCAGGACCCTCTTCCATCAATCTCAGGTAGAGCCTCCGAAGAACCTGGACGGTGAAGATTCCATTAGCCGTGCAATCGTTGAATGAATCCATATCAGAGATGGTGCCGCAGACGATAGTTCCGCCCCGTTGTGAAGCCATCGGGGTCTTGCTTTTCTTCCCGCTCTCATCATTTTTCCGGCAGGATGGAAGGGAGAGCAATGTAATTATAAGAAGGATTGCAATAGATAAGTAATGAGATCTTTTCATTGCTGTACCTGCATTCCATGTAATGTCCCGCTAAATATAAATGAAAAGGAAAGCAAGGTCAATTCGTTTCAAGCTATCTTAGCATTAGGCAATGGGAGCATTATGGCCATCTTTGTCCCCCTGTGGAGCTCGCTCTCGACCTGGATCTTTCCTCCATGTTCCTCAACGACCTTTTTGGCAATGGCCAGGCCAATCCCGGTTCCATGCTCTTTTGTCGAGAAGTAAGGGTCGAAGAGCCTGTCTAAATTTTCCTTCGGAATTCCTTCTCCGGTGTCCTCGACGACTATAAGGATGGAACTGTAATCAGAGGATCGACTTACAGAAACAAGGATTTCACCCTTGCCGGGGATTGCCTGGATAGAATTCTCGATTATGTTCGTGAGCGCTCCTTTCATGACTCTTCTATCCATGCTGATGGACGGCACATCTTCATAATGCTCCCCGAGAACGATCCTCTCGGGAAGGGAAGACCTATAAGGAGCCAGGACCTCTTTAAGGAGCGTGACCGCATCCGTCATCTCTTTCTTCAGCTCCGGTAATTTGGCGTAAGAGGAGAAGTCTTCGGAGATTCTGCGGAGCTCCCGGACCTGCTTTATGATTGTCTTTATGCACTCTTCGAAGACCTGCTCCATTCCGCTGTTCTTATCCTTGTATATCCTGTTGAGATGCTCGGCGGTAAGCTGTATCGGTGTCAAAGGGTTCTTTATCTCATGAGCGATATTCTTGGCCATCTCAGCCCAGGCGGAGAGTCGATTCGACTTGATCACTTCGGTGATGTCTTCGAGAAGAAGGATCTTTCCTGCCTCTGCTGATCCTTCTCCGAGGAATGGAAGTATGATGACCCGGAACTGTGTCGGCTTGCTTGAAGGAGAGAGTTCCACTTCCGATTCGACTCTATCCACGCTCGAGTAGAGAGCCTGTTCCATAAGGTCCTTCAACCCCTTGAAGCTTTTTGCGCTCGAGAAGACATCCAGCAGGCTGTCCCCTTCCTGAAGGGGTCTTTCCTGAGTGAGAAGGGATGAGGCGGCCGGGTTGACCGTAACGATATTCCCCTTATCGTCCGTGGAGATGACACCGGCCGTTATATTGTTGAGAATCTTTTCGATATAGTTCTTCCGCTTCTTGAGATCCTCTCTCTGGTTCCTCAGGGATTCTGCCATCTCGTTGAAGGATTTGACTAGAAGCCCGGTTTCATCGGAAGTCGTCGGTTTCATCCTGATCTCATAGTCACCCGAGGCCAGGCGTGTCGTTGCTCTGACGAGTCCCACGATGGGGCGGGAGATAGAGGAAGCCAGAAAATAACCGATTCCTGAAAGGAGGAGAAGAATGAAAGCCGTGATGATAAGGATGGCATCTTCAACATTCTTGGCTTCCTTCAGAATGGCGCTCTGACTGATGTTCAGAGGAATGGAGATGACTCCCTCCTTGAAGCCCGAGATGTCCAGCGCCGAGTAAAGTGTATAAAAGGCGCCTGAGCCTGTGGATTCCTTCTTTACGTAGAATGGCTCCTCTTCCAGGATGATGCTCCGGTAAGCTTCGCTGCCCAGACGCCGGGGCAGCAAACCAGAAAGAAAAAGATCTCTCCTGTTGGTGGCGATCAGAGTTCCTTCAGAGTAAAGATTGATGTCCTGATGAACGATCTTGCTGAGCCAGAGCAGGACTTCATCGCTGATGGCAGCAGGCTCGGTCAGTCCCGCCTCATCGAGCTCCATGGAGAGATAATCCTGGACGACGCGCCTGGATGCTGCCAGTGCATTGAGTCCGGTATCGATGATATCTTCCTGTGCTTTTGTCTGGATGTATCCTCTGATGATGAAAGCGAGCAACAGAAGTGGAAGGAGGGAAGCGATGATGATAGCGGCCAGGAGTTTCCTGTAATAACTCTGTCTGATCGCGTTTACGGAATCCTTGAGCAGCAGAAGGGAAAATGCTGCTGGATTTATAATGAGCTTTCCTGAGATAAGGATCAAACACCCGATGACCAGCGACAGGAGAAAGGATTTCACTATCAGCCCGAGCGTGTTGAAGAACGTCTTTGTCGGATAGCCTGTGACAAAGAATTTATCGCCATAATTCAGGATAAAAAACTGATAGGGGAACCCTTCTGTTTTGAAGGCGGCCCATTCCCATGGGACTTTCTTAGAACCAATCTTGATCTCCGCTGGAAGGGGCGGGGGAGAAGTCACGCTTGAAAAAAGAACCCTTCCATCCCGATTGTAAACGATGAAAGGAGGTTCCGTCCCCAGGAGTTCGGCATAGAGTAGAGCCGGTTCCCTGCTTCCGTAAAACTCGGAGAAGGATTTGCCAAATGAGAGGAAGGGGATGTTCTCTGGCTGGTTAAGGATGTGCATGACGGCAACACCGGCGATCATGCCTCCGGCTGCAATGGCCCTCTCTCCATGCAGGACCTTTCCCCGGGCGCTTCCTATGGAGAATTCTTCTCCGAAGATATCGACTTCCAGGGGGTCTTTCTCGTCGCGCGAGATCTTTTCATTGAATCCGGGTAAGTCCTTTGTAAACCGGGAGATCAATTGTGAGTCCCTGTTATAGATCTCGAGAGAAGAGCTTGTTCCAAGGGTGGAGAGTTCCGTATCGCTCCAGAGGCGATAGGCGATGGTATCATCCCGCTCCTTTGTAACAAAGAGATCTGGCAAGATGGAACTCGAAGAGTTGATCTTCTTCAGAGATTCAGTAAGGAGCTCGTGATTTTTTGTCTCCTGCTGGACGATCTCAAAACGGAATTCTTTCAGGATA from Acidobacteriota bacterium includes the following:
- a CDS encoding ABC transporter permease, whose translation is MLFYLIKRIVSSIIIILGILTVTFFIIHLVPGDAISLYENPSMDQATRELVCHAYGLDQAILVQYLKWLHTLLIKGDLGYSLAQNMTVSEILRNAIPNTVILMGAALLLNFMLGILSGILSASKQNSKFDHFLSLSGLALYSLPVFWVSLMFLLLFSFLIPIFPPSHMHSVYAESMGRFGRFLDLLKHLALPSLCLGITSGATTARFTRAGLIEIMGEDFIRTARAKGASERTIVMKHSFKNALLPVITLFGLYFPFLIGGSLIVEVIFSWPGMGRVTYNAILARDYPVVIGSTLVASIMVILGNIFADFLYAIVDPRIRLGREKS
- a CDS encoding peptide-binding protein, which produces MKRSHYLSIAILLIITLLSLPSCRKNDESGKKSKTPMASQRGGTIVCGTISDMDSFNDCTANGIFTVQVLRRLYLRLMEEGPDFEKQPPTFHPLLAQSWEFSDDRKEVTFHLRKDVLWSDGIPVTAHDVRFTWQAQTSPEVAWSARSSKEFITDVQAVGNHTVRFKFSRAYAYQLIDINEGVILPKHAFEKVPFSEWRKHNFLKEHVTNGPFKIKRYEPQQSVELERNEDYFDRGKPYLDRIVFRIVPDQAALLMQFLSENIDVMEAIPPKDAKKVEEKSDLVLDVKSMPNYTYIGWNAENPLFKNPRVRRALTMAIDRQEIVDSFLYGFGEVSKSPIISTFWAHNKNIEPWPFDPAAAKRILEEEGWKDSDGDGWIDRNGTRFEFELTTNAGNKLREDVLVKVQYYLQRIGIKINPRLLEMPVFIDRNLNHQFDAYIGNWRVGTKVDLKQIFHSSAIPKRGYNVVSYSNSEVDDLIDRTRTMEDIMEQKPLWDRIQEIIHEDQPYTFLFESKRVNGFNRRIQGVNMGINDTYLNLHEWWIAEPKRKE
- a CDS encoding ATP-binding protein yields the protein MSHSHRYLLISLIIAFLIIPLFIHLCFWQSKNIPSPQQIAMDEETLASLNSIADAIDEWFQDIMAFLMSPVRQVEAKLSASGVSWEKEQLFELLEEVSRNFKYRDRRGSLSLFDETGKAIAWSSDSSLITAETPKGRKFLFSVRKIGDETLLCVARKIENPSFTIISEFPVSSKFHSYTVSDLLPARLTTRANVHIELQERKYEAEEITHLFARLGKKFLSREEKGVVYLALRHGDGDILGVAKISRVTISHLLGKLSPVEITALLSYFVFCLFFVFLAVYLATIRRISREERDFGSLRSLWLFFFLSSLSIWSFRFILLKGELLRNFFTDIHSGPIYFGASQFLGLFQSPLDLLMTSLVILIQVSLLLLFCRTSRVIPVRHTSFFIMSIMAIFLASVLISFCFSLPGLVVRNSRINILLFEYKNHGSIRFILQASIFLFLYATALTTLETLRTLASLFKPGMIFLSRIIYFRYFVLVTFLLSLIFFFALDRNYSRLKDDTILKEFRFEIVQQETKNHELLTESLKKINSSSSILPDLFVTKERDDTIAYRLWSDTELSTLGTSSSLEIYNRDSQLISRFTKDLPGFNEKISRDEKDPLEVDIFGEEFSIGSARGKVLHGERAIAAGGMIAGVAVMHILNQPENIPFLSFGKSFSEFYGSREPALLYAELLGTEPPFIVYNRDGRVLFSSVTSPPPLPAEIKIGSKKVPWEWAAFKTEGFPYQFFILNYGDKFFVTGYPTKTFFNTLGLIVKSFLLSLVIGCLILISGKLIINPAAFSLLLLKDSVNAIRQSYYRKLLAAIIIASLLPLLLLAFIIRGYIQTKAQEDIIDTGLNALAASRRVVQDYLSMELDEAGLTEPAAISDEVLLWLSKIVHQDINLYSEGTLIATNRRDLFLSGLLPRRLGSEAYRSIILEEEPFYVKKESTGSGAFYTLYSALDISGFKEGVISIPLNISQSAILKEAKNVEDAILIITAFILLLLSGIGYFLASSISRPIVGLVRATTRLASGDYEIRMKPTTSDETGLLVKSFNEMAESLRNQREDLKKRKNYIEKILNNITAGVISTDDKGNIVTVNPAASSLLTQERPLQEGDSLLDVFSSAKSFKGLKDLMEQALYSSVDRVESEVELSPSSKPTQFRVIILPFLGEGSAEAGKILLLEDITEVIKSNRLSAWAEMAKNIAHEIKNPLTPIQLTAEHLNRIYKDKNSGMEQVFEECIKTIIKQVRELRRISEDFSSYAKLPELKKEMTDAVTLLKEVLAPYRSSLPERIVLGEHYEDVPSISMDRRVMKGALTNIIENSIQAIPGKGEILVSVSRSSDYSSILIVVEDTGEGIPKENLDRLFDPYFSTKEHGTGIGLAIAKKVVEEHGGKIQVESELHRGTKMAIMLPLPNAKIA